Proteins encoded within one genomic window of Pararhizobium capsulatum DSM 1112:
- a CDS encoding RbsD/FucU family protein translates to MLKGLNPLLSPQLLATLRAMGHGDEIALVDGNYPGEEHGRRLIRLDGHPLIPVLDAILSVLPIDDFVPAAIFRATVKQDLEALNPVHQEIVACCARHEPGQKVTPLLGTDFYPRVRAAHTVVQTSEARLYGNVILRKGVIYP, encoded by the coding sequence ATGCTCAAGGGACTGAACCCGCTTTTGAGCCCACAGCTTCTGGCCACTTTGAGGGCCATGGGCCACGGCGACGAAATCGCGCTGGTGGATGGGAACTACCCGGGCGAAGAACATGGCCGCCGCCTCATCCGGCTTGACGGCCATCCGCTGATCCCGGTTCTTGACGCGATCCTGAGCGTGCTGCCGATCGATGACTTCGTGCCTGCCGCCATTTTCCGGGCGACCGTCAAGCAGGATCTCGAGGCCCTCAATCCCGTCCATCAGGAGATCGTTGCCTGCTGCGCCCGCCACGAGCCGGGTCAGAAGGTGACGCCGCTTCTCGGCACTGATTTTTACCCCCGCGTTCGCGCCGCCCATACCGTGGTGCAAACGAGCGAAGCGCGGCTTTACGGCAATGTCATTTTGCGCAAAGGCGTGATTTATCCGTAA
- a CDS encoding proline racemase family protein, translating into MRWKRTIQLMDVHAEGEIGKVAIGGVPKIPGNTIAEQLNYINTVDDSLRRFLCLEPRASSIGSVNLLVPPKRPEADAGFIILQADQAHAMSGSNSICVTTALLESGMIEMKEPETIVMLDTAAGLVKATATCKDGRCERVTLTMTPSFVQELDVELDTPDWGRIKLDLCYGGIFYALVDVGQIGTTIDKANARTLVEAGMKIKEMVNRTMSVVHPEIPEISGVAYVMFRDTEADGVVRTCTTMWPGRVDRSPCGTGSSANLATLHARGLAKVGDVFTSRSIIGSEFKVGLQAVTEVAGRPAIIPTISGRGWTFGLHQVALDPFDPLAEGFALTDTWGPEAGNIR; encoded by the coding sequence ATGAGATGGAAACGCACGATCCAGCTGATGGATGTTCATGCCGAGGGAGAAATCGGCAAGGTGGCGATCGGCGGCGTGCCAAAAATCCCCGGCAACACCATCGCCGAGCAGCTCAACTACATCAACACGGTCGATGACAGCCTGCGCCGCTTTCTCTGCCTTGAGCCGCGGGCAAGCTCGATTGGCTCCGTCAACCTGCTGGTCCCACCGAAGCGGCCGGAAGCAGATGCCGGCTTCATTATCCTGCAGGCCGATCAGGCCCATGCGATGTCCGGTTCCAACTCGATCTGCGTGACGACGGCCCTGCTCGAATCCGGCATGATCGAGATGAAGGAACCCGAGACCATCGTCATGCTCGATACGGCCGCCGGTCTCGTCAAGGCGACGGCGACCTGCAAGGACGGACGTTGCGAGCGGGTGACGCTGACCATGACGCCGTCCTTCGTGCAGGAACTTGATGTCGAGCTGGATACCCCGGACTGGGGCCGTATCAAGCTCGATCTCTGCTATGGCGGCATCTTCTATGCACTGGTCGACGTTGGCCAGATCGGCACGACGATTGACAAGGCCAATGCCCGCACGCTGGTCGAGGCCGGCATGAAAATCAAGGAAATGGTCAATCGCACTATGTCCGTTGTGCATCCGGAAATTCCCGAGATCAGCGGTGTTGCCTATGTCATGTTCCGCGATACGGAGGCCGATGGCGTGGTGCGCACCTGCACGACCATGTGGCCGGGACGCGTCGATCGCTCGCCCTGCGGCACGGGCAGCTCGGCGAACCTTGCGACCTTGCATGCCCGAGGGCTCGCCAAGGTGGGCGACGTCTTCACGTCGCGCTCGATCATCGGTTCGGAATTCAAGGTCGGCCTGCAGGCGGTGACAGAGGTTGCCGGCCGGCCGGCGATCATCCCGACCATCTCCGGCCGCGGCTGGACCTTCGGCCTGCATCAGGTGGCGCTCGATCCCTTCGATCCGCTTGCCGAAGGTTTTGCGCTGACCGACACCTGGGGTCCGGAAGCCGGCAACATCCGCTAA
- a CDS encoding FecR family protein, which produces MTGIHRSHWPIGRRTFIAGCAIAAGGLFALPTRAGTVIGTASDIRGVVKRKRQQSNEGLATGAEIMEKDLVATGADGFADLKLEGDTRILLGNQSELLLDSFIANQGGTLELGMGQMVFDRPEGLPKVDLALRTTFGMIGVRGTKFFCGPSRGVFGVFVEHGQVAVEGGGVTQLVGPGEGVEIAHPGEAPNKPVLWKEPRIVEAYASVGLKR; this is translated from the coding sequence ATGACGGGGATTCATCGCAGCCACTGGCCGATCGGCCGCCGCACCTTCATCGCCGGTTGCGCCATTGCAGCAGGCGGATTGTTCGCCCTTCCAACGCGCGCCGGAACGGTGATCGGAACTGCATCCGACATTCGTGGCGTGGTAAAGCGCAAGCGCCAGCAGTCAAACGAGGGTTTGGCCACCGGTGCCGAGATCATGGAAAAAGATCTGGTGGCAACAGGCGCAGATGGCTTTGCTGACCTGAAGCTTGAAGGCGACACGCGCATTCTTCTCGGAAACCAGAGCGAGTTGCTTCTCGACAGCTTCATCGCCAATCAAGGCGGAACACTGGAGTTGGGCATGGGGCAGATGGTCTTCGACAGGCCAGAAGGTCTGCCGAAAGTCGATCTCGCTCTTCGTACGACCTTCGGCATGATCGGCGTGCGCGGCACCAAGTTCTTCTGCGGCCCAAGTCGTGGCGTTTTCGGGGTTTTCGTGGAGCATGGGCAGGTCGCCGTCGAAGGCGGCGGCGTCACCCAATTGGTTGGGCCGGGCGAGGGCGTGGAGATCGCGCATCCAGGCGAAGCGCCAAACAAGCCGGTGCTCTGGAAAGAGCCCCGCATTGTGGAAGCCTACGCAAGCGTTGGGCTCAAGAGGTAA
- a CDS encoding sugar ABC transporter substrate-binding protein: protein MKKTIVSAALGALALGVVFSAPAQAADVSACLITKTESNPFFVKMKEGATAKAQELGVTLKAYAGKAEGDNESQVAAIETCIADGAKGILLVATDTKAIVPTVKKARDAGLVVIALDTQLDPPESADATFATDNFLAGTLIGKWAAGTLGDKAKDAKIGLLDINASQPSVDVQRDQGFLTGFGIDVKDVKKNGDEDDPRIVGNEYSNASEEGARTAVENLLQKDSDLNVVYTINEPAAAGAYEALKAVGKEKDVLIVSVDGGCPGVKNVAEGVIGATSQQYPLMMAALGVEAIKKFADTGELPKPTEGKNFFDTGVSLVTDKPVAGVESIDTKTGTDKCWG, encoded by the coding sequence ATGAAGAAGACTATTGTTTCCGCCGCTCTCGGCGCGCTGGCGCTTGGCGTCGTATTTTCTGCCCCTGCGCAGGCAGCCGACGTTTCGGCCTGCCTGATCACCAAGACGGAGTCCAACCCGTTCTTCGTCAAGATGAAGGAAGGCGCGACTGCAAAGGCCCAGGAACTGGGTGTTACGCTCAAGGCCTATGCCGGCAAGGCGGAAGGCGACAATGAAAGCCAGGTCGCGGCGATCGAAACCTGCATTGCCGATGGCGCAAAGGGCATCCTGCTCGTTGCCACCGATACCAAGGCCATCGTTCCGACAGTAAAGAAGGCAAGAGACGCCGGGCTTGTCGTCATTGCCCTGGACACGCAGCTCGACCCGCCGGAATCCGCGGATGCGACATTCGCGACCGACAATTTTCTGGCCGGTACCTTGATCGGCAAATGGGCGGCCGGGACACTCGGCGACAAGGCGAAGGATGCCAAAATCGGGCTTCTCGACATCAATGCGTCGCAGCCATCCGTGGACGTCCAGCGTGACCAGGGCTTCCTTACAGGCTTCGGCATTGATGTGAAGGACGTCAAGAAGAACGGCGATGAGGATGATCCACGCATCGTCGGCAATGAATATTCCAACGCCAGCGAAGAAGGCGCCCGAACTGCCGTTGAAAACCTGCTTCAGAAGGATTCCGATCTGAACGTGGTCTACACCATCAACGAACCTGCCGCAGCAGGTGCCTATGAAGCCTTGAAGGCCGTTGGCAAGGAAAAGGACGTGCTGATCGTCTCCGTCGACGGCGGCTGCCCCGGTGTTAAAAACGTGGCTGAAGGCGTCATTGGCGCGACATCGCAGCAGTATCCGCTGATGATGGCCGCTCTCGGCGTCGAGGCGATCAAGAAGTTCGCCGACACAGGTGAATTGCCCAAGCCGACCGAAGGTAAGAACTTTTTCGATACCGGCGTTTCATTGGTGACCGACAAGCCTGTGGCTGGTGTTGAATCGATCGATACCAAAACCGGCACGGATAAGTGCTGGGGCTGA
- the spdA gene encoding 2', 3'cyclic nucleotide phosphodiesterase SpdA, translating into MTKLILFTDLHMVPEGETIIGLDPAKRLSAGIAHVNRYHADADRVIVMGDLAHWADKSSYVRLKAELDKLVPPLAITIGNHDRREIFLEVFTNAVTDENGFVQRVIDFDDCRAVLLDTLFAPPYDYPNSHAGLLCEKRMAWLETQLETAGDKPVLLFMHHPPHATGFTGMDLIRLTNEVEFYDLVKRYGNVLHIFAGHVHRTISGSSRGIPFSVFKSPCHQQPMPFEAPDASLSVDEPAAYGIAVMTDTGILVHTEDYEIAKHEAEVA; encoded by the coding sequence ATGACAAAGCTCATCCTTTTCACAGACTTGCACATGGTTCCCGAAGGCGAGACCATCATCGGGCTTGATCCCGCAAAGCGCCTTTCCGCAGGCATCGCACATGTCAATCGCTATCACGCGGATGCCGACCGGGTGATCGTCATGGGTGATCTTGCTCATTGGGCGGACAAGTCTTCCTATGTGCGGTTGAAGGCGGAGTTGGACAAGCTCGTACCGCCGCTTGCCATCACCATCGGCAATCACGACCGGCGCGAAATTTTCCTCGAAGTCTTCACCAATGCAGTGACCGATGAAAACGGTTTCGTGCAGCGTGTCATCGATTTCGACGACTGTCGCGCCGTGCTGCTCGATACGCTGTTTGCCCCGCCCTACGATTATCCCAACAGCCATGCGGGCCTGCTCTGCGAGAAGCGGATGGCGTGGCTGGAAACGCAGCTGGAAACGGCTGGCGACAAGCCCGTGCTGCTTTTCATGCACCATCCGCCGCATGCGACGGGCTTTACCGGCATGGACCTGATCCGCCTCACCAACGAGGTCGAGTTCTACGATCTGGTAAAGCGGTACGGTAATGTACTGCACATCTTCGCCGGCCATGTGCATCGCACCATCTCCGGCTCCAGTCGAGGTATTCCATTCTCGGTGTTCAAAAGCCCCTGCCACCAGCAGCCTATGCCTTTCGAGGCGCCGGATGCCTCTCTTTCCGTGGACGAACCCGCCGCCTATGGCATTGCGGTCATGACCGATACCGGCATCCTTGTTCATACCGAGGACTACGAGATCGCCAAGCACGAAGCGGAAGTGGCTTGA
- a CDS encoding tetratricopeptide repeat protein — MKKVSKKHISLINALLLGLVSALSLAAITVPSARAAAMLPAEQCDAEAGSEYDLQRNFSFRPVATEDIRIGVALSACREAYKQGAEPRQTFQLARVLYKAGQRSQAMAMLKAASEEGHAIAMVNYGVMLDENGNHEAAFTLFEKAAATGNILAAYNLGVAYRDGVGTKVDAPMAIQWFERASLAKDDIAAFNLAVMLDEGKLVREDNAKAAKLYRIAADRGNIDAMVNLALMLRTGEGVQRDLSAARELLTKAAIAGDEFAVASLQAQPADTTDVAMIDDTVTSAIAADGASAPVLQKTARLK; from the coding sequence ATGAAAAAGGTTTCCAAAAAACACATTTCTCTTATCAATGCGCTGCTGCTCGGCCTCGTCAGCGCGCTTTCGCTTGCCGCGATCACCGTCCCGTCTGCGCGGGCAGCAGCAATGCTGCCTGCAGAACAGTGCGACGCAGAGGCGGGCAGCGAATACGACCTGCAACGCAACTTCAGCTTTCGGCCCGTTGCGACTGAAGATATCCGCATCGGCGTCGCGCTTTCCGCATGCCGCGAAGCTTACAAGCAAGGCGCCGAACCGAGGCAGACCTTCCAGCTTGCCCGCGTGCTTTACAAAGCCGGACAGCGCAGCCAGGCCATGGCGATGCTCAAAGCGGCGTCCGAAGAAGGACATGCGATCGCAATGGTGAACTATGGCGTAATGCTGGACGAGAATGGCAACCATGAAGCCGCTTTCACCCTGTTCGAAAAAGCGGCCGCCACGGGCAATATCCTTGCAGCCTATAATCTCGGCGTTGCCTATCGCGACGGGGTGGGCACGAAGGTTGATGCCCCCATGGCAATCCAGTGGTTCGAGCGTGCATCTCTGGCAAAGGACGATATTGCGGCGTTCAATCTCGCCGTCATGCTGGATGAGGGCAAGCTGGTGCGGGAGGACAACGCCAAGGCCGCAAAACTTTATCGTATCGCCGCCGACCGCGGCAATATCGACGCCATGGTCAATCTGGCGCTGATGCTGCGAACCGGCGAAGGTGTGCAGCGCGACCTGTCGGCAGCACGCGAATTGCTGACCAAGGCAGCGATTGCCGGCGATGAATTTGCAGTTGCTTCGCTTCAAGCCCAGCCCGCCGATACAACGGATGTCGCCATGATCGACGACACCGTTACATCAGCCATTGCAGCCGATGGGGCCTCGGCTCCAGTCCTGCAAAAGACCGCTCGCCTGAAGTAA
- a CDS encoding ROK family transcriptional regulator, translating into MTLPAEAGAAVPAPEVIDPGGGANLTRVRAYNERLVMSLVRLHGSLSKADIARRSGLSAQTVTVIMRALEKEGLLIRGEPVRGRVGQPSIPMRLNPEAVYSYGVKIGRRSADLVLMDFVGNIRLHLHRAYAYPMPNDLLTSITEGMQKLEKMLTDEQRQRIAGVGIATPFQLWNWAEETGAPKEKMDAWRGYDLQKQVAARTHHPVFMQNDATSACGAELVFGVGSSYPDFVYFYIGSFIGGGIVLNSSLFSGRTGTAGAVGPLQVSDRNGKPQQLLKIASIFVLENMLRDAGIDPKPLWYAADEWIDFGEPLESWIQQTAAALAQAIVSAVSIVDFGAAVIDGGFPGWVRERLVAATRKAAQDLDLEGVFLPEIIEGAVGPHARAIGGASLPLFARYLTDTNVLFKETA; encoded by the coding sequence ATGACATTACCAGCCGAAGCGGGCGCTGCAGTGCCGGCGCCCGAGGTCATAGACCCCGGCGGCGGGGCAAACCTGACACGAGTCCGCGCCTATAATGAACGTCTCGTGATGTCACTCGTGCGTCTGCACGGCAGTCTGTCGAAGGCCGATATTGCAAGACGATCCGGCCTTTCTGCCCAGACGGTAACGGTGATCATGCGCGCTTTAGAGAAGGAAGGCCTTCTCATTCGTGGCGAACCCGTGCGCGGGCGCGTCGGCCAGCCATCCATCCCGATGCGTCTCAATCCCGAGGCTGTTTACTCCTATGGCGTCAAGATCGGCAGACGCAGCGCGGACCTGGTCCTGATGGATTTCGTCGGCAATATCCGTCTGCATTTGCATCGGGCATATGCCTATCCCATGCCAAATGATTTGCTGACCTCCATCACGGAGGGCATGCAGAAACTGGAAAAAATGCTGACGGATGAGCAGCGTCAGCGCATTGCAGGCGTCGGCATCGCCACCCCGTTCCAACTCTGGAACTGGGCTGAAGAAACCGGCGCCCCGAAGGAGAAAATGGACGCCTGGCGCGGCTACGATCTGCAAAAGCAAGTCGCTGCACGTACCCACCACCCTGTTTTCATGCAAAACGACGCCACCAGCGCCTGCGGCGCCGAACTCGTCTTCGGTGTCGGTTCGAGCTATCCGGATTTCGTCTATTTCTACATCGGTTCCTTCATCGGCGGCGGCATTGTTCTCAATTCCTCGCTGTTTTCCGGCAGGACAGGCACCGCGGGCGCTGTCGGCCCGCTTCAGGTCTCCGACAGGAACGGCAAGCCGCAGCAGCTTTTGAAGATCGCCTCGATCTTCGTGCTTGAGAACATGCTTCGAGATGCTGGCATCGATCCTAAACCTCTGTGGTATGCGGCCGACGAGTGGATCGATTTCGGTGAACCGCTGGAAAGCTGGATACAGCAGACGGCCGCCGCTCTGGCGCAGGCGATCGTCTCGGCTGTCTCGATCGTCGATTTCGGAGCCGCCGTGATCGACGGCGGATTTCCCGGCTGGGTCCGCGAACGCCTTGTTGCCGCTACGCGCAAGGCTGCGCAGGACCTTGACCTCGAAGGCGTGTTCCTGCCGGAGATCATCGAAGGCGCCGTCGGTCCTCACGCCCGCGCTATCGGCGGCGCCAGCTTGCCACTCTTTGCGCGTTATCTCACCGACACCAATGTGCTTTTCAAGGAGACCGCCTGA
- a CDS encoding Crp/Fnr family transcriptional regulator, producing MSEINKSPAFWRSFPIFEEFDKDTIASLALLAAHRKWLAGTVIFQRGDEGNYMIAVVSGRIKLSLITPQGRELLLRHIEGGALFGEMAVLDDQPRSADATAITATEGYVISKKAFMEFITHRPAAAEAIMRYLCTLLRDTTERLETIALYDLNARVARFFLATLRQIHGNELPEIANLRLTLSQSDIAGILGASRPKVNRAILALEESHAIKRHEGVIECHVDRLQRIAEPDEE from the coding sequence ATGAGTGAGATCAACAAGAGCCCCGCCTTCTGGCGTTCCTTTCCGATCTTCGAGGAATTCGACAAGGATACGATCGCATCGCTGGCTTTACTTGCCGCACATCGAAAATGGCTGGCGGGCACCGTGATCTTCCAGCGCGGTGACGAGGGCAACTATATGATTGCTGTCGTTTCCGGTCGCATCAAGCTTTCCCTGATCACACCGCAGGGTCGCGAGCTGCTGCTGCGGCATATTGAAGGCGGCGCGCTTTTCGGGGAAATGGCTGTTCTGGACGACCAGCCGCGCTCGGCGGACGCGACGGCGATCACTGCGACGGAAGGCTATGTCATCAGCAAGAAGGCCTTCATGGAGTTCATCACCCATCGTCCGGCGGCCGCCGAGGCCATCATGCGGTACCTCTGCACGCTGCTGCGCGACACCACGGAGCGGCTGGAAACCATTGCGCTCTACGATCTCAACGCACGCGTCGCCCGCTTCTTCCTCGCCACACTGCGCCAGATCCATGGCAACGAGCTGCCGGAAATCGCCAATCTGCGCCTGACGCTCAGCCAGTCGGATATTGCCGGTATTCTCGGCGCCAGCCGGCCTAAGGTGAACAGGGCTATTCTTGCGCTTGAGGAGAGCCACGCCATCAAACGGCATGAGGGCGTCATCGAATGCCATGTGGATCGCCTGCAACGGATTGCCGAACCCGATGAGGAATAA
- a CDS encoding ABC transporter permease, whose protein sequence is MSKQSTTVKLSSDFETVLADSSSQVASFDTNEKSLMMKFQHFLHSSPAMVPLIVLIMSIIFFGALVGGKFFSAFALTLILQQVAITGIVGLAQTLVVLTAGIDLSVGAIMVLSSVIMGQFTMRYGIPAPVSILCGIGFGGLMGALNGFLVAKIKLPPFIVTLGTWQIYSATVYIYGNNETIRSQDIEAASPLFQLLGHSFRIGSAVFTYGVVLLLIMAAVLWYILSKTAWGRHVYAVGDDPEAAKLAGVSVTKMLISVYLFAGVICGIAGWALIGRVGSISPQSGQFANIESITAVVIGGTSLFGGRGSILGTIFGAMTVGVFALGLRLWGTDPQWTFLTVGVLIISAVAVDQWIRKVAG, encoded by the coding sequence ATGAGCAAACAAAGTACCACCGTTAAGCTATCCTCGGACTTCGAGACGGTCCTTGCGGATAGTTCCAGCCAAGTGGCTTCATTCGATACGAATGAAAAATCATTGATGATGAAATTCCAGCATTTTCTGCATTCCAGTCCGGCGATGGTGCCGTTGATCGTGCTGATAATGTCCATCATCTTCTTCGGTGCTTTGGTTGGCGGCAAATTTTTCTCCGCTTTCGCTCTGACCCTCATTTTGCAGCAGGTCGCGATTACCGGGATTGTCGGGCTGGCGCAGACTTTGGTGGTCCTGACGGCCGGCATCGATCTGTCCGTTGGAGCGATCATGGTGCTGTCATCGGTCATCATGGGTCAGTTCACGATGCGATACGGGATCCCGGCCCCCGTTTCCATTTTGTGCGGCATAGGGTTCGGCGGTTTGATGGGAGCGCTGAACGGCTTCCTCGTCGCAAAAATCAAGCTGCCGCCCTTCATCGTCACGCTCGGAACGTGGCAGATCTATTCCGCAACGGTTTATATCTACGGCAACAACGAAACAATTCGCAGCCAGGACATCGAGGCTGCATCGCCGCTGTTTCAGCTTCTCGGCCATTCCTTCAGGATCGGCAGTGCTGTGTTTACCTACGGCGTTGTCCTGCTGCTGATCATGGCAGCCGTGCTATGGTACATTCTTTCGAAAACGGCATGGGGTCGGCATGTCTACGCGGTGGGCGACGATCCTGAAGCCGCGAAGCTCGCCGGCGTCAGCGTCACCAAGATGCTTATCAGTGTCTATCTCTTCGCCGGGGTCATTTGCGGGATTGCCGGATGGGCTCTCATCGGGCGTGTCGGCTCCATCAGCCCGCAGTCGGGACAGTTTGCCAACATCGAATCCATCACCGCCGTGGTGATCGGCGGAACGTCGCTTTTCGGCGGGCGCGGATCGATCCTCGGCACGATTTTCGGTGCCATGACGGTCGGCGTATTCGCCCTTGGACTGCGGTTGTGGGGGACTGATCCGCAATGGACCTTCCTGACTGTCGGCGTGCTCATCATCTCGGCTGTCGCGGTCGATCAGTGGATCAGAAAGGTAGCGGGTTAA
- a CDS encoding CHASE2 domain-containing protein — translation MRLSRIKPVYAGIAASVLSAALLFSFGRDLLITQREQFFDGVTQWVSGPASSDIVVIDVDRKSQLATDDKSWSRADTARLIAKAAEAKAKVVGVDFVFSGDCVADDPANKALAEAIAKVPTILGFLIADSMRERPSPVPPVAVRRPIAIPEFWFIDGAETSCGFLQASARSAAAAFLVGDADARIRRVQAYSILGNDAYPAFGLEAARLGIGNDMPILGGDPPWLRLETKLLQFDDNGSMRFAAASAARIGERTVSAGDVLSGSVGEERLAGKIVLIGSGLPNLGGLRSTASMPLEPSVQIHADIANAALTGFIPHRDARLPLLEAAIALFGGLLIALIATRLRPVTAAILGLLAVMSTIAAATLLYRLDALLFDAPGVSLALLVVLAVTSTLQFARVRRSESTARAKFSQYLPQSVVERYIDNPDDNPAASEERPVTALFTDIEGFSTLTHKLSPRDLVTLLDTYYAEVNAMVAIHGGMVDKVVGDAVHAFFNAPEDLEDHVNKAIDCAEAIHVLTEEMRTRAGFVEYDFGRTRIGIETGIAVLGEVGAGGKLDYTAHGDAINLAARLQEANKFLGTAICIGPQACAESGRPLRSLGMHEIRGFGEMELFTTN, via the coding sequence ATGCGGCTCTCCCGGATAAAGCCCGTCTATGCCGGCATCGCCGCGAGCGTGCTTTCCGCCGCCCTGCTTTTTTCCTTCGGCCGCGATCTCTTGATAACCCAGCGCGAACAATTCTTCGACGGCGTCACCCAATGGGTCTCCGGCCCGGCTTCCAGCGATATCGTTGTCATCGATGTCGATCGGAAGTCGCAACTGGCCACGGATGACAAGTCCTGGAGCCGGGCGGATACGGCCCGTCTCATCGCCAAGGCTGCTGAAGCGAAGGCGAAGGTGGTTGGTGTCGATTTCGTTTTCAGCGGCGACTGCGTGGCGGATGACCCGGCCAACAAGGCCCTGGCGGAAGCGATCGCCAAGGTCCCGACGATCCTCGGCTTTCTCATTGCCGACAGCATGAGGGAACGCCCCTCTCCTGTCCCACCCGTTGCGGTGCGCCGACCGATCGCGATTCCCGAGTTCTGGTTCATTGATGGTGCGGAAACGTCCTGCGGCTTTCTCCAGGCGTCGGCCCGCTCCGCCGCCGCCGCATTTCTTGTCGGCGATGCGGACGCCCGTATTCGCCGGGTGCAGGCCTATTCAATCCTCGGCAACGATGCCTATCCGGCCTTCGGACTCGAGGCCGCACGCCTCGGCATCGGCAACGACATGCCGATCCTGGGCGGAGACCCGCCCTGGCTGCGCCTCGAAACGAAGCTGCTTCAATTTGATGACAACGGCTCGATGCGCTTTGCCGCCGCCTCCGCAGCGCGTATCGGGGAGCGCACTGTTTCTGCCGGCGACGTGCTGAGCGGAAGCGTCGGCGAGGAGCGGCTTGCGGGCAAGATCGTGCTGATTGGAAGTGGTCTTCCCAATCTCGGTGGCCTGCGATCCACGGCATCGATGCCGCTGGAACCATCCGTGCAGATCCATGCCGATATTGCCAATGCCGCGCTGACCGGCTTCATTCCCCACCGCGATGCGCGGTTGCCGCTGCTTGAGGCCGCCATCGCGCTCTTCGGCGGCCTTCTCATCGCCCTGATCGCCACCCGGCTGAGACCGGTCACTGCCGCAATCCTCGGCCTGCTGGCCGTCATGTCGACGATCGCCGCGGCCACGCTGCTCTACCGCCTCGATGCCCTGCTCTTCGACGCGCCGGGCGTCAGCCTTGCCCTTCTTGTCGTGCTTGCGGTTACGAGCACCCTGCAGTTTGCCCGCGTGCGGCGTTCGGAATCGACCGCGCGCGCCAAGTTTTCCCAGTACCTCCCCCAGTCGGTGGTGGAGCGCTATATCGACAATCCCGACGACAACCCCGCCGCCAGCGAAGAGCGGCCGGTCACGGCACTCTTCACCGATATCGAGGGCTTCTCGACCCTGACCCACAAGCTCTCGCCGCGCGATCTCGTCACCCTGCTGGATACCTATTACGCCGAGGTCAATGCGATGGTCGCCATCCATGGCGGCATGGTGGACAAGGTCGTCGGCGATGCGGTGCATGCCTTTTTCAATGCGCCGGAAGATCTGGAGGACCACGTCAACAAGGCGATCGACTGCGCCGAGGCCATTCATGTGCTGACCGAAGAGATGCGAACCCGTGCCGGATTTGTCGAATACGACTTCGGCCGCACCCGCATCGGCATCGAAACCGGCATCGCGGTACTCGGGGAAGTGGGAGCCGGCGGAAAACTGGACTATACGGCCCATGGCGACGCCATCAACCTTGCGGCCCGTCTTCAGGAGGCCAACAAGTTTCTCGGCACGGCGATCTGCATCGGCCCGCAGGCTTGCGCCGAGAGCGGCCGGCCGCTCCGCTCACTCGGCATGCATGAAATCCGTGGTTTCGGCGAAATGGAGCTCTTCACCACCAATTAG
- a CDS encoding DoxX family protein: MQQSPIVLVGRILLSIIFILAGFGKITALGGTAGYFASMGLPAPMITTVVVALVELLGGIAILVGFQTRIAAYILALFCVATAFIAHFNFADQMQLINFQKNLAMAGGFLVLAAFGAGSLSIDARRA; this comes from the coding sequence ATGCAGCAGAGCCCAATTGTCCTCGTCGGACGCATCCTTCTTTCGATCATCTTCATCCTCGCCGGCTTCGGCAAGATCACCGCACTCGGCGGCACCGCCGGCTATTTCGCCAGCATGGGTCTTCCTGCGCCGATGATCACGACGGTCGTCGTCGCCCTTGTTGAGCTTCTCGGCGGCATCGCCATCCTCGTCGGCTTCCAGACCCGCATCGCTGCCTACATCCTGGCGCTGTTCTGTGTTGCGACCGCTTTCATCGCTCACTTCAACTTTGCAGACCAGATGCAGCTGATCAACTTCCAGAAGAACCTCGCAATGGCTGGCGGTTTCCTGGTTCTGGCAGCTTTCGGCGCCGGTTCGCTGTCGATCGACGCCCGCCGCGCCTGA
- a CDS encoding YkgJ family cysteine cluster protein, with product MTTLSETFDCQSCGACCAYSADWPRFSLETDAEIERIPTEYVSEDLGGMRCSNDRCEALEGKLGIHVGCRIYTVRPIVCRTCMPGDDECLMARHRHRDILAAGAFHHSSAP from the coding sequence ATGACTACATTATCAGAAACCTTTGACTGCCAGAGCTGCGGCGCGTGTTGCGCCTATTCCGCCGATTGGCCACGCTTTTCGCTGGAAACAGATGCGGAAATCGAACGTATCCCGACGGAATATGTCTCCGAAGATCTCGGCGGCATGCGCTGTTCGAACGATCGCTGCGAGGCTTTGGAGGGAAAGCTCGGCATCCATGTCGGCTGTCGCATCTATACCGTTCGCCCGATTGTCTGTCGAACCTGCATGCCCGGCGATGACGAATGTCTTATGGCTCGCCACCGGCACCGCGATATTCTGGCTGCTGGCGCCTTCCATCATTCTTCGGCGCCATAA